A genomic stretch from Oculatellaceae cyanobacterium includes:
- the trmB gene encoding tRNA (guanosine(46)-N7)-methyltransferase TrmB: protein MAKVRVRQHVNPLSQKYQAPITPPEWEKVYAALMPLHLDIGCARGNFLMKMADLQPDWNFLGVEIREPLVKEANAQREQLRLRNLHYLFCNINNSLSGLLKSFPRGTLQRVSIQFPDPWFKNRHTKRRVVQLELIETLATYLASEGEVFLQSDVEEVAVEMRHRFDSHPAFQKHGNDAWLATNPMPVPTEREIYTLERGEPVYRVLFKKI from the coding sequence TTGGCCAAGGTTCGTGTACGCCAACACGTTAATCCTCTCAGTCAAAAGTATCAAGCACCCATTACTCCTCCAGAGTGGGAGAAAGTTTATGCTGCTTTAATGCCGCTACATTTGGATATTGGTTGCGCTAGAGGAAATTTTCTCATGAAAATGGCTGATTTACAACCAGATTGGAATTTTCTGGGGGTGGAAATTCGAGAACCTTTGGTAAAAGAGGCAAATGCCCAGCGGGAGCAATTACGATTAAGGAATTTGCATTATTTGTTTTGCAATATCAACAACTCATTATCTGGTTTACTAAAATCATTCCCAAGGGGGACGTTGCAGCGTGTAAGTATTCAGTTTCCTGACCCTTGGTTCAAGAATCGACACACTAAAAGACGAGTTGTGCAATTAGAACTGATAGAAACTCTTGCAACTTATCTGGCTTCTGAAGGTGAAGTGTTTCTCCAGTCAGATGTTGAGGAAGTGGCGGTGGAAATGCGCCATCGCTTTGATTCTCATCCTGCTTTTCAAAAACATGGTAATGATGCGTGGTTAGCAACTAACCCTATGCCAGTTCCTACCGAAAGGGAAATATACACCCTTGAGCGTGGGGAACCTGTCTATCGTGTTTTGTTTAAAAAAATCTAA